From a single Lactococcus allomyrinae genomic region:
- the rplU gene encoding 50S ribosomal protein L21 yields the protein MSNYAIIKTGGKQVKVEEGSVIYVEKLNVEAGQNVTFDEVIFVGGDTTKVGAPLVEGATVVGEVEKHGKQKKVVTFQYKPKKHSHRKQGHRQPYTKVVIKSVNA from the coding sequence ATGTCAAACTATGCAATCATCAAAACTGGTGGTAAACAAGTTAAAGTTGAAGAAGGTTCAGTGATCTACGTTGAAAAACTTAACGTTGAAGCTGGTCAAAACGTAACTTTCGATGAAGTTATCTTTGTCGGAGGAGACACAACTAAAGTTGGTGCACCACTCGTTGAAGGTGCTACTGTTGTTGGTGAAGTTGAAAAACATGGTAAACAAAAGAAAGTTGTCACTTTCCAATACAAACCTAAAAAACACTCACACCGCAAACAAGGTCACCGTCAACCTTACACTAAAGTTGTTATCAAATCAGTTAACGCTTAA
- the rpmA gene encoding 50S ribosomal protein L27, whose protein sequence is MLELNLQLFAHKKGGGSTSNGRDSQSKRLGAKASDGELVSGGSILFRQRGTHIHPGTNVGRGGDDTLFAKIEGTVKFEMKRGKKHVSVYPVVAK, encoded by the coding sequence ATGCTTGAACTTAATCTGCAACTCTTCGCCCACAAAAAAGGTGGAGGTTCTACTTCCAATGGACGTGACTCACAATCAAAACGTCTCGGTGCTAAAGCATCTGACGGTGAACTTGTAAGTGGCGGTTCAATCCTTTTCCGTCAACGTGGTACACATATCCATCCAGGTACTAATGTTGGCCGTGGTGGCGATGATACTCTCTTCGCTAAAATCGAAGGAACTGTTAAATTCGAAATGAAACGTGGTAAAAAACACGTATCAGTTTATCCAGTGGTTGCTAAATAA
- a CDS encoding beta strand repeat-containing protein codes for MEFWGQVAIGGTGGADGVGFALYPGNVGQIGKKGLDLGVGGLSGAFGWTADTYANGAGATTDPAYLLQGSDSTSTGTNGTYKGSDGPSNYTLPTSGATVSNSGTNTTTQNLALNFTTGGGTNTARGGWAFSRPSGGSAANAYSVFDLTDCPTADISGFLDNSFHDFTLQYTPGTKSTKASDLAQGTIAVEYGADLAAASAPSVTTSGNATTSGTTTILPNGSTWAIQGNGNSTNAVAFSSESSASSNSNYKITIASNMAASTAPTVTYGSALTGMKIALKSFSYKGTPYPIGTTFSYTQQGTSSSFTSGYGTVSYSTPTITYSNVIVAKSSTTTSTSTSVTYWYASFATYSANSVDGSSDFKWSIPVAELEYNAGGASEVGTTSMSFAFLGSTGGSMNLQQVEFQGDATANAMQSNQGFGFSPSPGYVTVGYVDFTKNTVVNLSGQQLVNNAGNPISQIKSKNASGVDVSPPTAKSVTTMITPDGKTQNNIGNEFTDQVSRMYQTLAPDVGGSGGSFDPGDGTAVPAEIFNKSTTPFSPTNPFSVSPDYTYAGIYGTASGSITSLSGDSSGNIYINGSTTAAVNLDTTTGSYDGTSMSGKYTGTFSANNTYLYYIYKPATEYANVTYVDLNGGSDGKTPTYVDPSITGSNKDTPTQISIAYKGTVGATLSAVSYAASNYTNAKTTGTNLVTTNASSNFAIPAGYQLSYAVNTTGQSGAGTNKIMTGSSPSSSSTPTIPNSSGTNSATDVSTSGLTFDWSLAENTPETITIYLTHMATSSINGTALTPILQAETINYYTNTGSATAPAGTATVATAVTNYIGFSNVYDQVNGNLLYTDWYNYGTSKPTLTSSSAPALNNDGSLASSATGWSTYNSSSPPQFLSSSFPTVSGKYINAVTNAGVVITPVPTQVPAVTATGGTQFAGYTTSSSYPTTNSYTPTISSITLNVYYNTSTSIAMSNSPTYTTEHVNYVAQTDTTHQVATTSQQTITFITVNAMSGTNGSGTTTGVYATYWYDGIPTTYPTVSYTSSNTVGTVSAPTGWTLLSTDPSFDSITNIAGKIAAPPLSEYDIVTTAVENDYTTGGTNKSISLTPTTGNSNTYTLKGQVAKAGSNTVIPTSTTTSLSSSATIGALSKLFETGVSADTTTTGNTDLSFTIYYTKTTWSLPYTGGIGILLIVILGAGISSLAVILRKRKKRQAEEGQS; via the coding sequence TTGGAATTTTGGGGGCAAGTAGCAATTGGTGGTACTGGAGGAGCTGATGGTGTTGGTTTTGCACTCTATCCAGGTAATGTCGGACAAATCGGTAAAAAAGGATTAGACCTCGGTGTAGGAGGCTTGTCTGGTGCTTTTGGATGGACAGCGGATACTTATGCCAATGGGGCAGGAGCCACAACAGACCCAGCGTATCTGCTACAAGGTTCAGATAGTACATCAACAGGAACTAATGGAACATATAAAGGTTCAGATGGACCATCGAATTATACTTTACCAACTTCTGGTGCTACAGTATCAAATAGTGGGACGAATACCACAACGCAAAATTTAGCGCTTAACTTCACTACAGGCGGGGGAACAAATACTGCAAGAGGAGGTTGGGCATTTTCAAGACCTTCAGGTGGTTCGGCAGCAAATGCATATTCTGTCTTTGACTTAACAGACTGTCCTACAGCTGATATTTCAGGTTTCTTGGATAATAGCTTTCATGACTTTACGCTTCAATACACACCAGGAACAAAATCCACCAAAGCTTCTGACCTTGCTCAAGGGACAATCGCAGTAGAGTATGGAGCAGATTTAGCCGCTGCTTCAGCTCCGAGTGTTACAACTTCTGGAAATGCGACAACAAGTGGCACAACAACAATACTTCCCAATGGTTCAACTTGGGCAATTCAAGGCAATGGTAACTCTACAAATGCAGTTGCTTTTAGCTCAGAAAGTAGCGCAAGTAGCAATTCAAACTATAAAATTACAATAGCTAGTAATATGGCGGCCTCTACAGCACCAACAGTAACTTATGGTTCAGCTTTGACTGGGATGAAAATAGCTCTAAAGAGTTTTAGTTACAAAGGTACACCATACCCAATTGGTACCACATTCTCATATACTCAACAAGGAACTTCATCATCATTTACAAGTGGTTATGGTACTGTTTCTTATTCAACACCAACAATCACGTATTCTAATGTGATTGTAGCGAAATCGAGTACCACGACAAGTACAAGCACATCAGTAACTTACTGGTATGCAAGCTTTGCTACATATTCTGCGAACTCTGTTGATGGAAGTAGTGATTTCAAATGGTCTATTCCTGTTGCAGAATTAGAATATAATGCTGGTGGTGCTTCAGAAGTTGGAACAACTTCAATGTCTTTTGCCTTTCTTGGATCAACTGGTGGTTCAATGAATCTGCAACAGGTAGAATTTCAAGGAGATGCAACAGCTAATGCAATGCAGTCTAATCAAGGCTTTGGCTTTTCTCCTTCACCAGGTTATGTGACAGTAGGTTATGTTGACTTTACCAAAAATACTGTAGTTAACTTGTCGGGACAACAACTTGTCAATAATGCTGGGAATCCAATCTCACAAATCAAATCTAAAAATGCATCAGGAGTGGATGTTTCACCCCCAACAGCGAAGTCAGTGACGACAATGATTACACCTGATGGAAAAACTCAAAACAATATTGGAAATGAATTTACAGACCAAGTTAGTCGGATGTATCAAACTCTTGCTCCCGATGTAGGCGGAAGTGGAGGAAGTTTTGACCCAGGAGATGGAACAGCGGTTCCGGCTGAAATATTCAATAAGAGTACAACACCTTTTAGTCCAACAAATCCATTTAGTGTATCGCCTGATTATACTTATGCGGGAATTTATGGTACGGCATCGGGTAGTATCACTTCACTATCTGGGGATAGTTCAGGAAATATTTATATTAATGGAAGTACGACAGCAGCAGTAAACTTAGATACAACAACAGGAAGTTATGATGGCACATCAATGTCTGGAAAATATACAGGAACTTTCTCTGCGAATAATACCTATTTGTACTATATCTACAAGCCTGCAACAGAATATGCTAATGTCACTTATGTTGATTTGAATGGTGGGAGCGATGGCAAAACCCCAACTTATGTTGATCCAAGTATTACAGGTTCTAATAAGGATACACCTACACAAATTTCAATTGCTTATAAAGGTACAGTCGGAGCAACTTTGTCAGCCGTTAGTTATGCTGCCAGCAATTATACGAACGCTAAAACGACAGGAACAAATCTTGTGACAACAAATGCCAGTAGTAATTTTGCTATTCCAGCGGGCTATCAGTTAAGTTATGCAGTCAACACGACAGGTCAGTCTGGGGCTGGTACAAATAAGATTATGACTGGCTCGTCCCCAAGTAGCTCATCAACACCAACAATCCCTAATTCTTCAGGAACAAACTCGGCAACAGATGTATCAACAAGTGGTTTAACATTTGACTGGTCACTGGCAGAAAATACCCCTGAGACAATTACGATTTATTTGACGCATATGGCTACTTCTAGTATCAATGGTACGGCTTTGACTCCTATACTACAAGCTGAGACGATAAATTATTATACTAATACTGGTTCGGCTACTGCACCAGCTGGTACTGCAACTGTGGCGACCGCGGTAACAAATTATATTGGCTTTAGTAATGTGTATGATCAAGTCAATGGAAATCTTCTTTATACTGACTGGTATAATTATGGGACAAGTAAACCTACTCTAACATCAAGTAGTGCTCCAGCACTTAACAATGATGGAAGTTTGGCATCTTCAGCGACAGGATGGAGTACTTATAATTCAAGTAGTCCACCTCAGTTTTTATCTTCTTCATTTCCTACGGTTTCTGGGAAATATATCAATGCAGTAACTAATGCTGGAGTAGTGATTACGCCTGTACCAACGCAAGTGCCAGCAGTAACAGCAACTGGCGGCACACAGTTTGCTGGATACACGACATCAAGCAGTTACCCAACAACTAATAGCTATACTCCTACAATTTCTAGTATTACTCTGAATGTTTATTATAATACGTCCACGAGTATTGCGATGTCTAATAGTCCTACTTATACGACAGAGCATGTGAACTATGTTGCTCAAACTGATACAACGCATCAGGTGGCGACAACATCTCAGCAGACGATTACCTTTATCACTGTGAATGCAATGAGTGGAACGAATGGTTCAGGAACAACAACAGGTGTTTATGCCACTTACTGGTATGATGGTATCCCTACAACTTATCCTACAGTATCTTACACGTCATCCAATACGGTTGGGACAGTAAGTGCACCTACTGGCTGGACATTACTTTCTACGGATCCTAGCTTTGACTCAATTACAAATATTGCAGGTAAAATCGCAGCACCCCCACTCTCCGAGTATGATATTGTGACAACTGCTGTTGAAAATGACTATACAACGGGTGGTACCAATAAGTCAATCTCACTAACTCCAACAACTGGAAACTCCAATACTTATACGTTGAAGGGACAGGTGGCAAAAGCTGGTTCAAATACGGTAATACCTACATCAACCACTACAAGTTTAAGCTCTAGTGCAACTATCGGTGCTCTAAGTAAATTATTTGAAACGGGTGTTTCTGCAGATACAACAACAACTGGAAACACGGATTTGAGTTTTACAATTTACTATACGAAAACGACATGGTCGTTGCCATATACTGGTGGAATTGGTATCTTGCTCATAGTTATCCTAGGGGCTGGAATCAGTAGCCTTGCAGTTATTCTACGAAAACGTAAAAAACGGCAAGCTGAAGAAGGCCAAAGTTAA
- a CDS encoding ribosomal-processing cysteine protease Prp, with translation MIEACIRTKRDKIVSYEISGHAESGEYGHDVVCSAVSVLSITTANNIYDMAHIKPVTKMEDGYLYVEIPLSTPEKQGVLAQTLLEAFANAMKAVEKNYGQYITLKFENGGQ, from the coding sequence ATGATTGAAGCTTGTATCAGGACAAAAAGAGATAAGATTGTCTCTTATGAAATCTCAGGACATGCTGAGTCTGGTGAATACGGTCATGATGTGGTCTGTTCCGCAGTCAGCGTTCTATCGATTACTACTGCAAATAATATCTATGATATGGCTCACATTAAACCTGTGACCAAGATGGAAGATGGTTATTTGTATGTTGAAATCCCATTGAGCACACCTGAAAAACAAGGAGTATTGGCTCAAACTTTGCTTGAAGCTTTTGCGAATGCAATGAAAGCTGTAGAGAAAAATTACGGTCAATACATTACACTTAAATTTGAAAATGGAGGGCAATAA